DNA from Cotesia glomerata isolate CgM1 linkage group LG10, MPM_Cglom_v2.3, whole genome shotgun sequence:
CACAAGATCCAGGTGGTGCCTCAGCTGCTCCAGGACATAATGGACGTCGAGCATCTCTGGCACTACAACGACAACGACAGAGTTAGCCAGGCTGCCAACGGAGCTAATCCTGACTCGTGCGGTATCGACACTTCTAATGCCAATAATTCTAATTCTAATAacagtaatagtaataataataatagtaatagtaatactagtaataatagtaataataacaacaataatagcagtaataataacaataataatagtaataatagtgATAACGTAGAACCGAGACGAGAATCGAGAGCAAGCTCCGTAGGACCGACGAATCACGAGCAGCTGAGCTCGTCGAGCAACGAAAATTCATCACCGAATGGCGGTACAGGGAGCCAGCACCCGGACCCTCTGTCGAACCTGTGCAATATAGCGGACCATCGACTgtataaaatagttaaatgGTGCAAAAGTCTTCCGTTGTTTAAGAATATTTCAATCGACGACCAGATTTGCCTGCTGATAAATTCCTGGTGCGAGCTGCTGCTCTTCTCATGCTGCTTTAGAAGCATGGGCACCCCGGGGGAGATCCGGGTGTCGCTCGGGAAGTCGATCACCCTGGAGCAAGCTCGGCAATTGGGGTTGGCGACCTGCATCGAGCGAATGCTGGCATTCACCAACAATCTCAGGAGATTGCGTGTCGATCAGTACGAGTACGTCGCGATGAAGGTGATTGTCCTGCTTACGTCAGACACcagcgagctcaaagagcCGGAAAAGGTGAGAGCGTCCCAAGAAAAGGCGCTACAAGCCCTTCAGCAGTATACTATTGCAAGGTATCCCGAGATGCCGGCTAAGTTTGGGGAGTTGTTGCTGAGGATACCGGATCTCCAGAGGACCTGCCAGGTTGGCAAGGAACTGCTTAGTCAGAAACGCGCTGAGGGAGAGGGCAGCTCATTTAATTTACTTATGGAACTGCTACGTGGCGATCATTGATGGTTTTTTTCTTCTGGGGTCCAAGACTCCGGTAATCAGGTTGAAAGTTTATAGATTGTATAACTGATTAGGaacaaaagttttattattattatttttattatattatttatgattattattaaaattaagatcCGTACTAGATTGTTTTAGCTCGTGGTGAGGGGACtacttttttatataaattactttaCGCTGATAGATCACTacgataatatatatatatataattatataaatgagGTATTTTGTGGTAATtagatgaattaaaattttatttttgttatctacacggaaaaagaacaagatgatacTGGATATcgtcccagattatactcagtgatatctgtggtgaaaaaaattttagatagtatttaaaacaatatttgactatcctaatatctaaaatacataatagatattagggtggcgcaaaaaaaccgattatgttttttttttttggtctcgagtgaataaatgttatttttttatgtttaaagaGCTCTCTacaaaggacagcttaaaaaaaaatttttaagaggtcgctccaaatttttttaaatttcaaaaatcgaattttttattttttttctcgttacgtcataattttatagacaaaaaaaaaaggttttcctgaaagtttcagttcaaaatttgaattttaaaaggtcgctcataatttttttttaatttattagtgtattagtatgaaattttaaaaaaattatgagcgacctttcaaaattttaattttgaattgaaactttcaggaacttatttttttatactcagtgatatctctgatgaaaaaaaatttcatattgtagctaaaaaaaatccagattatactgcgtgatgtCAGGATTATATTAGCTACTatctaaaacttttttttcactcagtataatctggtaTAATATCCAGTATCATCTTTTTATTTCTGTGTAatagaagtattttttttttttatataatttttgaaagtaaattattttttaaaaataattattaaaaaaattttttttataaattcaaattaaattttttgaacttttttaccataaaataccttgtatatatttaaaagataaaaactttatatataaaaaaaaatatataaatatattttctatcaAAATGCTTCCAGTGAAGATGAACAAGGGTCTTGCATtcctgtttttatttttttttgtttttttttatacgtataaaaaaatttctatagaCAGGAGTTTCTTGCAACGGCCTTATTACGGTAACGTTTGCATCGTCCAAGCGTGCGTCCTGGTGCGAGTGAGACTGAAAATTATTAGAGGCCCGTAAAAACTCAAGAGGATCGGACACGcgctaaataattattacaaaaattatattatattttattttttatttacaagatATATAATAAGTACTAATGAAAGCGTGAGTGCAAAGAATGACTAAAAgctaattattaacaataatatttttattattgtattaaagttttattgcgattaaaattataaattttgttattaaaattataaatcaccAGTATTTCGTACTGTCTAAAAATACTTAACGCATAATGTATCCCCGTGGATGAtgtacttaaatttaaaaaagtgaatttcattgatatatattgaaaaaacgtaaaaaaaaagtgagcaaaaatttataaatgcaatttatgGATCTAAGTTAGGTAGAGTGCCTTTACAGGGTGccaattaaatgaattaaaatacataatctcattttttacGCCACTTTTATTCGTACTCTATAATTCAGCcgttgaaatataattttaatggcctttattatattaaacattgataaatgatttagattaacaaaatatatataaatatatatatatatatatatatatatacatatatatatatatatatatatatatatatatatatatatatatatatagattattaataataacaatatgtGTGTGCGTACCTAGCGTGCCGTTGATAAGCAACTGGTTGTTGCTGAATGCGTGAATGAGTGAGAAAGCACATAACATAGGTGTATTACCTTGTTGGCTGTAgtcttttattactattattaatattataattattattttttttttatcatcataatcattattattattaattatacatgTGTCTATAATACATCTCACGCGCTACGTATCATGTGTGATACGCGTTGAACGCGTGTGTTGGCCTTTTAACTTGCGCGGCATTCCCAGCGATGTCGTACCGAGTTTAATGTAATTGTAGAATACTTTATAGTTATGtagaaaagtaattaattattactttttattaattaattttatgtacgCCCGTTTTTGAAAAGACTGCGATCTAAACTTTTATCttacttttttcatttcataGAAATTGGGTAAAAGTACCGATTGTCGCCAGTTTGCGTTCTAGTTATTAGTATATAAaacattgtaattttatttatacaatcgtggtcattaatttaagtattttttttttaagtttattggaaaatagTCATTTGTAAACtcaaatgtttataaactattaagttgaaaattagttgaattaaaattagtaaaatttgaaaaattatacgtgcaattttttaaaagtattttttacttgcaatttaattgttgaaaaaaatataaaaatttttgaacgtcggctaactttagtatcatctaattttacaattcacaaaatttacaatcggctaattttataagtttctgCAGTAATAATTAGCTAAATTAACATAGccacagatttttttttttcgcttatttataaataactgaatttatattttataaattttattaatattattttttatttgcgactaattttacaaattacaTTATCAACTAGTTCtcaaataaatagtttataaaCGTTCTAGTTTACAAACGGCTATTTTccagtaatattaaaaacatacttaaattaatgacCACGATTgtacttcttttttttttaaattcagtgattagttaattttatttaaaattattgcaattatttaaaaaaataattacacaaaaaatttttttattttttacaattttgatatacatataaaaaaaattagatatatgtatatgaatctataaatatatatatgtacactAGAACaagtttgttataaaataaccGAGTGAATTAAAGGGAgagaaagtaaaattaaaatgtctaataatgctgtgaaatatttttgcaatcatatatataaacgTTTTATGTTTGTACATCCTCAATACTTGaacatatatatttgttatataTGTTATAATGTAATGTGTGTGTAaaggataattttaatttgtctttgaatttttttcagaataatcaaatttttaattttgtaaaaaattcatgtttacaatttttttttttaatttcctgaATAATATtacttgacattttttattttattttaatgacgTTTAAAGAttcgaaattaatttaaaaaaattgtaaacaggtaaaattaaaattagaggAAAGTATTGAAAGTAATATACTGGtaaaatatagattaatagCCGGGcgtacataaaataaaaaataaaataatgatgaagaaataaataactattaataaaaaaaaaaaaaaaaaaataatagacaaATATGATAAATGACAGGCCAACTTTGTGCTGGTTGAATGTAATTTATACGTTTGTAAGACAAACTAAATTGTatggtaattaattttttaaataacaatattgtGGTAAATTTATTgcgatatttaaatttttataaaatgggatttttttttataaatttatagtttaaaaatgaatatttttgccgtgaattaatttttatgtttatgtttgataaaaaaaaaagatctatTGCAATTAAGGGAATAAAATTGAGAACAAAAGATTTTTATactggatattttttttataaaagaataagaatatAAGATGTAGGAAGTATAAGTGACAATATCTTACATTAGATGTTGTGAAAGTCGAATCAAATAAatcgaaatattaaatattaaatgagcTTAATTACGACAGACTGTAACGACAATTAATATACATAATGGAgtaatacatttataaatattcaatggAGTTAATATTAAGCGtacgttaattaattattaaatcgaTCAatgattatattaaaatacaataaCTGTACTATTATATGGACAATATCTCtagtattttatatacatacgtctagtattaactaacatactttaaatttaacatgagGAAAATATATAGATGAAATCTTTTTTACGTagtttataaaactaaattgaaacaataaaatttattaatataaaagtaaatgATGTCATCAAAGCTTGTGAGAATGGTGATAATATTAAATCAGTTCATTATATcgtttaaatcatttattctaaaatttatcatttacatAAATGTAGTTTtatacattaaaataattgtcattgaaaataaatcactttttataaaaataatattcaagttttttaattttattcattaattcaaacttttattaataatgtatTTCCCTACAAATCCTACTCTTTTATTTGGATAAAAACCATTAGTATTTTAttgcttttaaattttcatctgAAGTACTTTTTATCATTTCAACAAGAcactttttgattttatattttagccAGTTAACACACAAAATAATTGTGGAAAGTAAGCCTacatttaagaattttttaattttttttttatattgaaaaaatgacaaaaaaaaaatttttcattagtaaaaaactttaaaaacagtaagtgcaatttttaaagaatatttttttgttctaatttaattattaaaaacaaaaatcaaaaaattaaaaacgtcggctaactttagtatcataaaataatttcacgcaatttttttaataagtattatttttttttaatataccgAGTTTGTATAAAAACTTGCattacacttaaaaaatattttccattttattaaatcgtaaatttatattgaattgatgtttaaaaaattacttttttacaaataacttatttgtcaaaaaaaaaaaaaacattgtaacaaattttaattaatttaaaaatttaattctacaAAAGTTCTGTCTCATGTAATTTCATatgactttaaaaatttatgtaccATAGATGGCGCAGCTGTGCATTGCCAGCGtaattagaaaatattaatcCACCAACCAGTGTGGCCAGAATCGTGAGAGAAAAGTACCTCCACCCAGCATTACGCACCATGTGATTCTGTCCAGGAAAGGCGCCGCCAATTTATGTCTAACCGGTGATAAGTGCCGACAGTAACCACGTGTGTTTTTATGTAACtatcaatatcaataaaagtgttattaaaaaaataaaaaaatgttggaCGAGCCAAAGCTCACTAACCTCAGCAAAGATTTCGGTAAAATCCCAGCTCATCAACACCCGGTaagtttcttaaaaaattacattaaacttacaaacttaaaattaattttaacttaaaaatttctaacctAATTTACTTTCGTAGGCACTTCAAGCCCTGGGGGACCCACATATCGGTTCATTTAATTACATGCAGGAAGAAGGGTTCAGTGTCAGTGCGAAGGACATCGCGCCAGCTTACACACGTTTAATGAACAATGATTTGGTCAAGGTATGGATCAATAAACTTGATATTCAGAAGCCTTGTGTTCCTTTGGGTACCAAGGGAGTCAAGGATCCAAAGATTTATCCTTCAGAATGTCGCCAAAAAGGGAGTACTTACAAAGGTGAGCTAACAGCTGAAATAGGATGGTCAGTAAACGAGCAGAAGCAAGAACCACTGAAGATAAAAATGGGCGAAATACCCATAATGGTAAAATCCAACCAATGTAACTTAAACGGCATGAATCCAAAGCAGTTGGTGAAGCACAAGGAGCTTGAGCAAGAGTGGGGTGGGTATTTTATAGTTAAAGGTCACGAGAGGTTAATTAGAATGCTTCAAATGAACAGAAGAAATTACCCGATTGCCATAAAAAGATCCGGGTGGAAGACTCGGGGAGAGAAGTACAGCGACCTTGGAGTGAGCATCAGGTGCGTACGCGATGACAACACAGCAACAACCAACGTCTTGCATTACGCCACAAATGGATCagcatttttgatgttttcGCATCGCAAAGTTATGTTCCACGTGCCGGTTATCATGGTGATGATGGCCCTTTACAATTCAGTAGACAGATGGACCTACGTTAACCTGACCAGAGGTCGTGAGAAAGATCATTATTACTGCAGCTGTATACAGAACATGCTGCGTAGCATCAAAGAAGAAGGACTGCTAACTTGTGATGATGTCAAGAACTATATTGGTCAGCGGTTTAGAGTACGGTTGATACATGAGCTTCACGATCAAGCTACCAACGCAGAGGTTTGCGACTACCTGATGCAAAAGTGCGTCTTGATACACCTGGACGACCCCGAGGATAAGTTTCAGCTCCTGGTGTTTATGACGCAGAAACTTTTTGCTTTGGCGAACAACAAAGCCAGGGTAGAAGGTGCTGATGGAGTTATGATGCACGAGTGTCTTCTGGGAGGGCACCTGTACCTTCAGATTCTCAAGGAAAAATGCCAGACCTGGTTGAGCTTCCTTAAGAGAGCAATTATCAAAAAGAACCAGAAAGTTGGTCCCCAGTACCGAATGACTGCTCGAGAAATGACGAGCGCAACCGCACAGTGCGGAAATTTCAGTGGCGAAATGGAGAACTTCCTCGCTACCGGCAATGTAAAAACTGCCACTGGGCTTGGACTGATGCAGCATACCGGGCTAACGATAGTCGCGGAGAACATCAACAGGTGCAGATACATGAGTCACTTTCGCGCTATTCACAGAGGATCTTTCTTCCAAGAAATGAGAACCACCGAAGCTCGGCAGTTGCTACCTGACGCCTGGGGATTCATTTGTCCAGTTCACACGCCCGATGGTGCTCCCTGTGGACTGCTGAATCACTTGTCCGATCAATGTATTGTCACGAAGCATCCCAAGAAAGAACAAGTAGAGCAAATTCCCCGGGAACTCGTTGAGCTGGGGATGCGGGAGCTCTGCAGCGATCCCAAGTGGGAAAATTATTACGACGTTGTCGTTGATGGCAAGGTACTTGGAATTGTTTACGACAAGGATATTGATAGAGTAACTAACGAGTTAAGAAAGTTAAAG
Protein-coding regions in this window:
- the LOC123272365 gene encoding DNA-directed RNA polymerase I subunit RPA2; translated protein: MLDEPKLTNLSKDFGKIPAHQHPALQALGDPHIGSFNYMQEEGFSVSAKDIAPAYTRLMNNDLVKVWINKLDIQKPCVPLGTKGVKDPKIYPSECRQKGSTYKGELTAEIGWSVNEQKQEPLKIKMGEIPIMVKSNQCNLNGMNPKQLVKHKELEQEWGGYFIVKGHERLIRMLQMNRRNYPIAIKRSGWKTRGEKYSDLGVSIRCVRDDNTATTNVLHYATNGSAFLMFSHRKVMFHVPVIMVMMALYNSVDRWTYVNLTRGREKDHYYCSCIQNMLRSIKEEGLLTCDDVKNYIGQRFRVRLIHELHDQATNAEVCDYLMQKCVLIHLDDPEDKFQLLVFMTQKLFALANNKARVEGADGVMMHECLLGGHLYLQILKEKCQTWLSFLKRAIIKKNQKVGPQYRMTAREMTSATAQCGNFSGEMENFLATGNVKTATGLGLMQHTGLTIVAENINRCRYMSHFRAIHRGSFFQEMRTTEARQLLPDAWGFICPVHTPDGAPCGLLNHLSDQCIVTKHPKKEQVEQIPRELVELGMRELCSDPKWENYYDVVVDGKVLGIVYDKDIDRVTNELRKLKIREKIPPTTEIIKVPKKGDYAIQYPGLFIFTGPARMMRPVKNLKVGKRELIGTFEQVYMHISITRSERHEYTTHEEISKVSFMSNIAKLIPWPDNNPSPRNMYQCQMGKQTMGTCTHFHNLQSECKLYRLQTPQTPLVRPVQLDNMKLDEFAMGTNAIVAVCSYTGYDMEDAMVINKASYERGLAHGSIYKSEFIDLGVCTESKTDYDKHGNRAREIQSFFGLDPKNSSLRKTLQDDGLPNPGTRICKGDPYYCKWDHLEQKFEIGYWKSKEDAIVDNVRMCQVLNPKDVMRACITFRVTRNPAVGDKFASRAGQKGICSMKFQAEDLPFSESGMIPDIMFNPHGFPSRMTIAMLIEFMAGKSAATHGLVHDATPFRFNEKDTAIDYFGRLLELGGFDYYGEEVMYSGTDGRMFEAYIYMGVIHYQRLRHMVEDKAQVRSTGPVDVLTQQPIKGRRRGGGVRFGEMERDALIAHGTSYLLRDRLFHCSDKSTATVCRKCGSLLGPVTEFIRKFGECRSRCKFCNDDKELYDIDVPYIFRYFVTELASLNIKVKFDFRFI